One stretch of Rathayibacter festucae DSM 15932 DNA includes these proteins:
- a CDS encoding carbohydrate ABC transporter permease, whose protein sequence is MPPRTPTPTRPLAPAAAPVPACRRSTPAARLRTVLYVVLGTLVSVAFVAPVAWSILRSFQPGAQIVAPAAEQSFSNLTLDNYTGLLGSIGAGTYIVNSLIIALGTAVLSVVVTTLAAYALVLFPFRGSNVAFGLILLTMMVPFQAVLTPLFLEMNALGLTDTHLGIILFYLTFNLPFGVFLMRNSFAQIPREVTEAARIDGAGPFRILFSVLRPMIVPGVATVFLFAFLGAWSDFLGALTFLTRQDLFTLPVAIQNISSGAFGQTDFGYVIAGAVLLMIPCLLLYAAIQKYYVRGLVAGAVKG, encoded by the coding sequence ATGCCCCCTCGCACTCCGACGCCCACCCGCCCGCTGGCGCCCGCCGCCGCCCCGGTGCCGGCGTGTCGCCGCAGCACCCCCGCCGCCCGGCTCCGCACCGTCCTCTACGTCGTGCTCGGCACGCTCGTCTCGGTCGCGTTCGTCGCGCCGGTCGCCTGGTCGATCCTGCGCTCGTTCCAGCCCGGCGCGCAGATCGTCGCGCCCGCCGCCGAGCAGTCCTTCTCGAACCTCACGCTGGACAACTACACCGGCCTGCTCGGCTCGATCGGCGCGGGCACCTACATCGTCAACTCGCTGATCATCGCGCTCGGCACCGCCGTGCTCAGCGTGGTGGTGACCACCCTCGCCGCCTACGCGCTGGTGCTCTTCCCGTTCCGCGGCTCGAACGTCGCGTTCGGCCTGATCCTGCTGACGATGATGGTGCCGTTCCAGGCGGTGCTCACGCCGCTCTTCCTCGAGATGAACGCACTCGGCCTGACCGATACGCACCTCGGGATCATCCTCTTCTACCTCACCTTCAACCTGCCGTTCGGGGTGTTCCTGATGCGCAACTCCTTCGCGCAGATCCCGCGCGAGGTGACCGAGGCCGCACGGATCGACGGGGCCGGGCCGTTCCGCATCCTCTTCTCGGTGCTGCGGCCGATGATCGTCCCGGGGGTCGCCACGGTCTTCCTCTTCGCCTTCCTCGGCGCCTGGAGCGACTTCCTCGGCGCGCTGACCTTCCTCACCCGGCAGGACCTCTTCACGCTGCCGGTCGCCATCCAGAACATCTCCTCCGGCGCCTTCGGCCAGACCGACTTCGGCTACGTCATCGCCGGCGCGGTGCTGCTGATGATCCCGTGCCTGCTGCTCTACGCCGCCATCCAGAAGTACTACGTCCGCGGTCTCGTCGCGGGCGCCGTCAAGGGCTGA
- a CDS encoding carbohydrate ABC transporter permease, producing MSVALGKKDARTGLLMILPALVLVVVFVVVPLIFAVVISVTDWPLVGTVGFVGFDNYATAFSDTTFWASVLFTLGFAVVSTLLGIVVGYLLAVLVRSNRRGAGIIRTAVFVPYVIGLTSLSFVALLEFRPDSGALDQVLMAVGLTDAPTAWLLDATSATTLIVLLGAYVGSGFTMIVLMSGMQGIDDALYESAAIDGAGRWKQEFLVTVPLVKRYLGLLSVLGFVGAILAFTQFYVITGGGPGTGTLTVMLYVYNKAFGDLQVGYATALSFVVVVIAAALTLLQFRVMKDD from the coding sequence ATGAGCGTCGCCCTCGGAAAGAAGGACGCCCGCACCGGGCTCCTGATGATCCTGCCCGCCCTCGTGCTCGTCGTCGTCTTCGTCGTCGTACCGCTGATCTTCGCGGTGGTGATCTCGGTGACGGACTGGCCGCTGGTCGGCACCGTCGGCTTCGTCGGGTTCGACAACTACGCGACCGCCTTCTCGGACACCACCTTCTGGGCGTCCGTGCTCTTCACGCTCGGCTTCGCCGTCGTCTCGACGCTGCTCGGCATCGTCGTCGGCTACCTGCTCGCCGTGCTGGTGCGCTCGAACCGCCGCGGGGCGGGGATCATCCGCACCGCCGTCTTCGTGCCCTACGTGATCGGACTCACCTCGCTGAGCTTCGTCGCGCTGCTCGAATTCCGTCCCGACAGCGGCGCGCTCGACCAGGTGCTGATGGCCGTCGGGCTGACCGATGCGCCCACCGCCTGGCTGCTCGACGCGACGAGCGCGACGACGCTGATCGTCCTCCTGGGCGCCTACGTCGGCTCCGGCTTCACGATGATCGTCCTGATGTCGGGCATGCAGGGCATCGACGACGCGCTCTACGAGTCCGCGGCGATCGACGGCGCGGGCCGCTGGAAGCAGGAGTTCCTGGTGACGGTGCCGCTGGTGAAGCGCTACCTCGGCCTGCTCAGCGTGCTCGGCTTCGTCGGCGCGATCCTCGCCTTCACCCAGTTCTACGTGATCACGGGCGGCGGGCCGGGCACCGGCACCCTCACCGTCATGCTCTACGTCTACAACAAGGCCTTCGGCGATCTGCAGGTCGGCTACGCGACCGCGCTGTCGTTCGTGGTCGTCGTCATCGCGGCCGCGCTGACGCTGCTCCAGTTCCGCGTGATGAAGGACGACTGA
- a CDS encoding ABC transporter substrate-binding protein codes for MHSPLRLLDPHLPDLTRRRALALGGAGLAAALGLTGCSAVLPEADVSAPSFAAAPSGTIRFWCRSVAFTPAQLIVEKYHAAQSAVRVELTVLPEGQMVTKLATAIRADAVPDVVAPDSVTTPVFSSREALTDLTPLIQALPYADRLNRPLLDVASYDGKVYGLPALSNVSQLFWNKRLYEQAGLDPEQGPTDFDQYLTHARALQRLDGVSGVTFTGNSAGILGYVIQPHFWADESPFYDGVVGRQSATVAGNEPLRRTLELYRIFEQEGLAQPGASADSGTAWGKDFLDGTVGLFPGSYDLIVGGATPEFLGDLGVSAFPGPDGGVSQFSGGAVLSIPRGARNPEAAWDFMRFVTELEQQSELAALGWYPVRDDVLETGFVDDFPLMVPGMERMNEGFAAPTTLYTQLTNTVQSPWLAMFRGAVFGDDDLDAVLDRGQEETARVLEVNQA; via the coding sequence ATGCACTCTCCTCTCCGCCTGCTCGACCCGCACCTGCCCGACCTGACCCGCCGGCGCGCGCTCGCCCTCGGCGGCGCGGGTCTCGCGGCCGCGCTCGGCCTGACCGGCTGCTCCGCCGTGCTGCCCGAGGCCGACGTCTCGGCGCCCTCGTTCGCCGCCGCTCCGAGCGGCACGATCCGGTTCTGGTGCCGCAGCGTCGCCTTCACGCCGGCCCAGCTGATCGTCGAGAAGTACCACGCGGCGCAGAGCGCGGTCCGGGTCGAGCTGACCGTGCTGCCCGAGGGGCAGATGGTCACCAAGCTCGCCACGGCGATCCGCGCGGACGCCGTGCCCGACGTCGTCGCCCCCGACTCGGTCACCACGCCGGTCTTCAGCTCCCGCGAGGCTCTGACCGACCTCACCCCGCTGATCCAGGCGCTGCCCTACGCCGACCGCCTCAACCGGCCGCTGCTCGACGTCGCCTCCTACGACGGCAAGGTCTACGGCCTGCCCGCCCTCTCCAACGTGTCGCAGCTGTTCTGGAACAAGCGCCTCTACGAGCAGGCCGGCCTCGACCCGGAGCAGGGACCGACCGACTTCGACCAGTACCTGACCCACGCCCGGGCACTCCAGCGGCTCGACGGTGTCTCCGGGGTGACCTTCACCGGCAACTCCGCCGGCATCCTCGGCTACGTGATCCAGCCGCACTTCTGGGCCGACGAGAGTCCCTTCTACGACGGCGTCGTCGGCCGCCAGAGCGCGACCGTCGCGGGCAACGAGCCGCTGCGGCGCACCCTGGAGCTCTACCGCATCTTCGAGCAGGAGGGCCTCGCCCAGCCCGGCGCCTCGGCCGACAGCGGCACGGCCTGGGGCAAGGACTTCCTCGACGGCACCGTCGGTCTCTTCCCCGGCTCCTACGACCTGATCGTCGGCGGAGCCACCCCCGAGTTCCTCGGCGACCTCGGCGTCAGCGCGTTCCCCGGCCCCGACGGCGGCGTCTCGCAGTTCTCCGGCGGCGCGGTGCTCTCCATCCCGCGCGGCGCGAGGAACCCCGAGGCGGCCTGGGACTTCATGCGCTTCGTCACCGAGCTCGAGCAGCAGTCCGAGCTCGCCGCGCTCGGCTGGTACCCGGTGCGCGACGACGTGCTCGAGACCGGCTTCGTCGACGACTTCCCGCTGATGGTCCCCGGGATGGAGCGGATGAACGAGGGCTTCGCGGCCCCGACCACCCTGTACACCCAGCTCACCAACACCGTGCAGTCCCCGTGGCTCGCGATGTTCCGCGGCGCGGTCTTCGGCGACGACGACCTCGACGCGGTCCTCGACCGCGGCCAGGAGGAGACGGCCCGCGTCCTGGAGGTGAACCAGGCATGA
- a CDS encoding LacI family DNA-binding transcriptional regulator, which yields MSFPARRVTLSDVAAATGVSVGTVSKALNNRGQLSGDTRGRILAAAAELGFALPTAASGPAPEQRVLTIGLVTSDDIGRFSIPVMWGLEDAFPAEQASVLLSNSRGDRVRERHCVEILAARGVDAIVVMTNLTGPRPALPATSVPIVYVMGSSDDPADMSVVVDQTQGILLALEHVAALGRRDIAYVAGPRLDYSARIRAEAVQEHAPSFGLRLVGDRSLYGNWTETWGRQAAQMLRQRVEPVDAVLCGSDEIARGVADGLREAGVGVPHDVAIVGFDNWAAAAMNSRPALTTVDMNLEELGRAAGARALEAIDGRARAGIEAHPCQLIVRDST from the coding sequence ATGAGCTTCCCCGCCCGCCGCGTCACTCTCAGCGACGTCGCCGCGGCGACCGGCGTCTCGGTCGGCACCGTCTCGAAGGCGCTGAACAACCGCGGCCAGCTGAGCGGCGACACCCGCGGGCGGATCCTCGCCGCCGCCGCCGAGCTCGGCTTCGCGCTGCCGACCGCCGCGAGCGGGCCGGCCCCGGAGCAGCGGGTGCTCACCATCGGCCTGGTGACCTCCGACGACATCGGCCGCTTCAGCATCCCGGTGATGTGGGGCCTCGAGGACGCCTTCCCCGCCGAGCAGGCCTCGGTGCTGCTCAGCAACTCCCGCGGCGACCGGGTCCGCGAGCGGCACTGCGTCGAGATCCTCGCGGCCCGCGGCGTCGACGCGATCGTGGTGATGACCAACCTCACCGGCCCGCGCCCGGCGCTGCCCGCGACCAGCGTGCCGATCGTCTACGTGATGGGCTCCTCCGACGACCCGGCCGACATGTCGGTCGTCGTCGACCAGACCCAGGGCATCCTGCTCGCTCTCGAGCACGTCGCCGCGCTCGGGCGCCGCGACATCGCCTACGTCGCCGGGCCCCGCCTCGACTACTCCGCCCGGATCCGCGCCGAGGCGGTCCAGGAGCACGCGCCCTCCTTCGGCCTGCGCCTGGTCGGCGACCGCTCGCTCTACGGCAACTGGACCGAGACCTGGGGCCGCCAGGCCGCGCAGATGCTGCGCCAGCGGGTCGAGCCGGTCGACGCGGTGCTCTGCGGCAGCGACGAGATCGCCCGCGGCGTCGCCGACGGCCTCCGCGAGGCCGGGGTCGGTGTCCCGCACGACGTCGCGATCGTCGGCTTCGACAACTGGGCCGCCGCGGCGATGAACTCCCGTCCCGCGCTCACCACGGTCGACATGAACCTCGAGGAGCTCGGCCGGGCGGCCGGCGCCCGCGCGCTCGAGGCGATCGACGGCCGCGCGCGTGCCGGGATCGAGGCGCACCCCTGCCAGCTGATCGTCCGCGACTCCACCTGA
- a CDS encoding ABC transporter permease → MSSAETTATTAAAPARTGRRLGIGSLLVSELALLFRRRRTWALLAALAAIPILLAVAVRLSGGDGGGPSFVGAIAGNGLFTGFAAITVAVPLFLPLTVGVVAGDAIAGEASLGTLRYLLVSPVGRIRLLAVKFAAAIAFCLAAALTVMVVGILIGLALFPAGPVTLLSGTTVPLADAVGRALAIAVYAALSLVGLAAIGLFVSTLTDVPVGAMAATVVVSIAAQIVGSLSQLDALHPFLFTDRWFDFADLLRDPIAWSSFGENALLQLAYVAVFGSLAIARFTTRDVLS, encoded by the coding sequence ATGTCGAGCGCTGAGACCACCGCCACCACCGCCGCCGCCCCCGCCCGCACCGGGCGCCGCCTCGGCATCGGCTCGCTCCTCGTCTCCGAGCTGGCGCTGCTCTTCCGGCGCCGCCGCACCTGGGCGCTGCTCGCCGCCCTCGCGGCCATCCCGATCCTGCTGGCGGTCGCCGTCCGGCTGTCCGGCGGCGACGGCGGCGGGCCCTCCTTCGTCGGCGCGATCGCCGGCAACGGCCTCTTCACCGGCTTCGCGGCGATCACGGTCGCCGTCCCGCTCTTCCTGCCGCTGACCGTCGGCGTCGTCGCGGGCGACGCGATCGCGGGGGAGGCGTCGCTCGGCACCCTGCGCTACCTGCTGGTCAGTCCGGTCGGCCGGATCCGGCTGCTCGCGGTCAAGTTCGCCGCCGCGATCGCGTTCTGCCTCGCCGCGGCGCTGACCGTGATGGTCGTCGGCATCCTGATCGGCCTGGCGCTCTTCCCGGCCGGCCCGGTCACCCTGCTCTCGGGCACGACCGTCCCGCTCGCGGACGCCGTCGGCCGCGCGCTCGCGATCGCGGTCTACGCGGCGCTCTCGCTGGTCGGCCTCGCGGCGATCGGCCTGTTCGTCTCGACGCTCACCGACGTCCCGGTCGGCGCGATGGCCGCCACGGTGGTCGTCTCGATCGCGGCGCAGATCGTCGGCTCGCTCTCGCAGCTCGACGCCCTGCACCCGTTCCTGTTCACCGACCGCTGGTTCGACTTCGCCGATCTGCTGCGCGATCCGATCGCCTGGAGCTCGTTCGGCGAGAACGCGCTCCTGCAGCTCGCCTACGTCGCCGTCTTCGGCTCGCTGGCCATCGCGCGCTTCACCACCCGCGACGTCCTGTCCTGA
- a CDS encoding ABC transporter ATP-binding protein has product MTTGELAVETRGLTKRFGRQEAVSGLDLAVPRGAVFGFLGPNGSGKTTTIRMLLALAAPTEGDITVLGTAMPRGAAEVLPRVGALVEGPGFYPFLSGRANLRRFDAAEAGTSARSRDSRAEEALARVGLSAAAGKKVGSYSLGMKQRLGIAVALLSPRDLIVLDEPTNGLDPQGTREVRSLVRSLNADGTTVLVSSHLLAEIEQLCTHAAVMRTGRLVAQGGLDELRGDAASLELLTPDVVDAQRALVELGLAPRLVPAEHPIDPPLVVAAMPTTAAPESVVASLVTAGVRVRGFSVRRPSLEERFVQLTGEGFDVER; this is encoded by the coding sequence GTGACGACCGGAGAGCTCGCGGTCGAGACCCGGGGCCTCACCAAGCGCTTCGGGCGCCAGGAGGCGGTGTCGGGTCTCGACCTCGCCGTCCCGCGCGGCGCGGTCTTCGGCTTCCTCGGGCCCAACGGCTCGGGTAAGACCACGACCATCCGGATGCTCCTCGCCCTGGCCGCGCCGACCGAGGGCGACATCACCGTCCTCGGCACGGCGATGCCGCGCGGCGCCGCCGAGGTGCTGCCGCGGGTCGGCGCGCTCGTCGAGGGGCCGGGCTTCTACCCGTTCCTCTCCGGCCGCGCCAACCTCCGCCGGTTCGACGCCGCCGAGGCCGGCACCTCCGCGCGCAGCCGCGACAGCCGGGCGGAGGAGGCGCTCGCCCGCGTCGGCCTCTCCGCCGCGGCGGGCAAGAAGGTCGGCTCCTACTCGCTCGGGATGAAGCAGCGCCTCGGCATCGCCGTCGCCCTGCTCTCGCCGCGCGACCTGATCGTCCTGGACGAGCCGACCAACGGGCTCGACCCGCAGGGCACCCGCGAGGTCCGCTCGCTCGTGCGCAGCCTCAACGCCGACGGCACGACGGTCCTCGTCTCCAGCCACCTGCTCGCTGAGATCGAGCAGCTCTGCACCCACGCCGCCGTGATGCGCACCGGCCGCCTCGTCGCGCAGGGCGGGCTCGACGAGCTCCGCGGCGACGCGGCCTCGCTCGAGCTGCTGACGCCCGATGTCGTCGACGCCCAGCGCGCCCTCGTCGAGCTGGGGCTCGCACCTCGGCTCGTCCCCGCCGAGCACCCGATCGATCCGCCGCTGGTCGTCGCCGCGATGCCGACGACCGCCGCTCCGGAGTCCGTCGTCGCATCCCTCGTCACCGCGGGCGTCCGCGTGCGCGGCTTCTCCGTCCGCCGCCCCTCGCTCGAGGAGCGCTTCGTCCAGCTCACCGGGGAGGGCTTCGATGTCGAGCGCTGA
- a CDS encoding LolA family protein — MSTSWKRWVPAAAVPLVVVAAAVTLPLSASAAGDLPEKSAADLLTFVAESDTTAFSGEVQQTSALGLPDLSALGSTGSGAQGADDASATSALMELATGSHQARVFVDAEHGARLQVLDRLAERDVVATKADGVWIYDSAENSATHLLPPTGDTSAPPTEAPAGEIPTPSSVAEQLLASIDPTTTVAVGSDVRVAGRDAYELVLTPRDSSTLVGSVTVSIDGATGLPLGVAVTPVGGTAPAFSVAYTSIDVSAPDAAMFSFTPPVGAEVTEKAAPTHEQDASTDATDVPAAPEGDSGVTTTGTGWGSIVELPAGDAESLAQLNAVTTAVDGGRVLSSALFTVLFTDDGRVLAGAVPVDALTAAAGR; from the coding sequence ATGAGCACCTCTTGGAAGCGCTGGGTCCCCGCCGCCGCCGTCCCCCTGGTCGTCGTCGCCGCGGCCGTCACCCTGCCCCTGTCCGCGAGCGCGGCCGGGGACCTCCCGGAGAAGTCCGCCGCCGACCTCCTGACCTTCGTCGCCGAGAGCGACACCACCGCCTTCTCGGGCGAAGTCCAGCAGACCTCCGCCCTCGGACTCCCCGACCTCTCCGCGCTCGGCAGCACCGGCTCGGGTGCGCAGGGCGCGGACGACGCCTCGGCGACGAGCGCGCTGATGGAGCTCGCGACCGGCTCGCACCAGGCCCGCGTCTTCGTCGACGCCGAGCACGGCGCGCGCCTGCAGGTCCTCGACCGCCTCGCCGAGCGCGACGTCGTCGCCACGAAGGCCGACGGCGTCTGGATCTACGACTCCGCCGAGAACTCCGCGACCCACCTGCTGCCGCCCACCGGCGACACGTCCGCTCCGCCGACCGAGGCTCCCGCCGGCGAGATCCCGACCCCGTCCTCGGTCGCCGAGCAGCTGCTCGCCTCGATCGACCCGACCACCACGGTCGCCGTCGGCTCCGACGTCCGCGTCGCCGGCCGTGACGCCTACGAGCTCGTGCTCACTCCGCGCGACAGCAGCACCCTCGTCGGCTCGGTCACCGTCTCGATCGACGGCGCGACCGGCCTGCCCCTCGGCGTGGCCGTCACTCCCGTCGGCGGCACCGCGCCCGCCTTCAGCGTCGCCTACACGAGCATCGACGTCTCGGCGCCCGACGCTGCGATGTTCTCCTTCACGCCGCCCGTCGGCGCGGAGGTCACCGAGAAGGCCGCACCGACGCACGAGCAGGACGCGTCCACCGACGCCACCGACGTCCCGGCCGCGCCCGAGGGCGACTCCGGCGTCACCACCACGGGCACCGGCTGGGGCTCGATCGTCGAGCTGCCGGCCGGCGACGCCGAGTCGCTCGCCCAGCTGAACGCCGTGACCACGGCCGTCGACGGCGGCCGGGTGCTCTCCTCCGCGCTGTTCACGGTCCTCTTCACGGACGACGGACGCGTCCTCGCGGGCGCCGTCCCTGTCGACGCGCTGACCGCCGCCGCCGGTCGGTGA
- a CDS encoding class F sortase: MRRLAGAGAALAVLLLLVGCATAGEEAAPAATPAASAAPATTAPATPSPGDAGALQNPVAAAAPARSAVTPVRVVIPAIGVDSTLESLTRDDTGWIQPPVQVDEAGWYRDGVVPGDVGPSVIAGHVDSRIGPGVFLDLTALVPGDTVDVILSDGSTRTFSVTGSVSVPKEDFPTEDVYGPSPTPQLRLITCGGVFDDSYGHYVDNVVVSADRIA, encoded by the coding sequence ATGCGCCGCCTCGCCGGAGCGGGAGCCGCCCTCGCGGTGCTCCTGCTCCTGGTCGGCTGCGCCACCGCGGGGGAGGAGGCCGCCCCCGCGGCGACGCCCGCCGCCTCCGCCGCCCCCGCGACCACGGCGCCGGCCACCCCGTCCCCGGGTGACGCGGGCGCGCTGCAGAACCCGGTCGCCGCCGCCGCTCCCGCCCGCTCGGCGGTCACACCGGTCCGCGTCGTGATCCCCGCGATCGGCGTCGACTCCACCCTCGAGTCACTGACCCGCGACGACACCGGGTGGATCCAGCCGCCCGTCCAGGTCGACGAGGCCGGCTGGTACCGTGACGGCGTCGTCCCCGGCGACGTCGGCCCCTCCGTCATCGCGGGGCACGTGGACTCGCGGATCGGCCCCGGCGTCTTCCTGGACCTCACGGCCCTCGTCCCCGGCGACACGGTCGACGTGATCCTGTCCGACGGCAGCACGCGCACCTTCTCCGTCACCGGCTCCGTCTCGGTGCCCAAGGAGGACTTCCCGACCGAGGACGTCTACGGCCCGAGCCCCACTCCGCAGCTGCGGCTGATCACCTGCGGGGGAGTGTTCGACGACTCCTACGGCCACTACGTCGACAACGTCGTCGTCTCGGCCGACCGCATCGCCTGA
- a CDS encoding DUF4397 domain-containing protein — protein sequence MNPIRPLRLARAALALAAVSALAALGAAPASAAEAPPATGWVRVAHLSPDTKSVDVTLTALGGGGASFELDGVAYGAVSPYWTLQPGTYVVAMVPSDAPEGTAPVIEQSVDVSAGTPLTVAALGRNAVLRTTVFTDDLTPPADGQARVRVVQASTTASQVDVATTTGTLLATGAAQGTATGYTSVPAGPWSLDLSAGAVTAKADLDLAPGSVASLFVLDDASNGLVVSPVLDSAAIGDLPTGGIQTGGGATAVHVASTTSAAAPLVDGLLGVLSVLGVFAAVAGALALIARRSSVGTGRAS from the coding sequence ATGAACCCGATCCGCCCCCTCCGTCTCGCGCGCGCCGCGCTCGCCCTCGCCGCGGTGTCCGCGCTCGCCGCCCTCGGCGCCGCGCCCGCCTCGGCGGCCGAGGCGCCGCCGGCCACCGGCTGGGTGCGGGTCGCGCACCTCTCTCCCGACACCAAGTCGGTCGACGTCACCCTGACCGCCCTCGGCGGCGGCGGGGCGAGCTTCGAGCTCGACGGCGTCGCCTACGGCGCGGTCTCGCCCTACTGGACGCTGCAGCCGGGCACCTACGTCGTCGCGATGGTCCCCTCCGACGCCCCCGAGGGCACCGCCCCGGTCATCGAGCAGTCCGTCGACGTCTCGGCCGGCACCCCGCTGACCGTCGCCGCCCTCGGCCGCAACGCCGTGCTGCGCACCACGGTCTTCACCGACGACCTCACCCCGCCCGCCGACGGCCAGGCCCGGGTCCGCGTCGTCCAGGCCTCGACCACCGCGAGCCAGGTGGACGTCGCCACGACGACCGGCACGCTGCTCGCGACCGGCGCCGCGCAGGGCACCGCCACCGGCTACACCAGCGTCCCCGCCGGCCCGTGGAGCCTCGACCTCTCGGCCGGCGCCGTGACCGCGAAGGCCGACCTCGACCTCGCGCCCGGCTCCGTCGCCTCGCTCTTCGTCCTCGACGACGCCTCGAACGGCCTCGTCGTCTCGCCCGTGCTCGACTCGGCCGCCATCGGCGACCTGCCCACGGGCGGCATCCAGACCGGAGGCGGCGCCACCGCCGTGCACGTCGCCTCCACCACGTCCGCCGCAGCGCCGCTCGTCGACGGACTCCTCGGCGTGCTCTCGGTCCTCGGCGTCTTCGCCGCGGTCGCCGGTGCCCTCGCCCTGATCGCGCGCCGCTCCTCGGTCGGCACCGGCCGAGCGAGCTGA
- a CDS encoding ATP-dependent DNA ligase has product MDLPFPLPLAPMLAKAVAAVPAQDAVDGGYSYEPKWDGFRAIVSVSGGVCEIGSRGSKPLTRYFPELVEAFLRLLPDGCVLDGEIVLATGPGGAQRLDWELLSQRIHPAASRVAMLAAETPAMLVAFDLLAVDGRSLLDEPYSARREALAALLDGVTPPVHLGRTTDDEALARDWLERFEGAGLDGVIAKPLAAPYAPGKRTMLKIKHHRTADVIAIGYREHTSKPGLGSLLLGLYDTDGTLRQVGGASAFTDARRVELIDELAAVVERDADGETVRGDGERSRFSGSRDTSFVRLRPGTVLEVRYDQMEGSRFRHTVQFERWRPDRDAGSCTFEQLEQPTAYDLGDVLG; this is encoded by the coding sequence ATGGACCTCCCGTTCCCCCTCCCCCTCGCCCCGATGCTCGCCAAGGCGGTCGCCGCCGTGCCCGCGCAGGACGCGGTCGACGGCGGCTACTCCTACGAGCCGAAGTGGGACGGCTTCCGCGCCATCGTCTCCGTCTCCGGCGGAGTCTGCGAGATCGGCAGCCGCGGCTCCAAGCCGCTCACCCGCTACTTCCCCGAGCTGGTCGAGGCGTTCCTCCGGCTGCTGCCCGACGGCTGCGTCCTCGACGGCGAGATCGTGCTGGCGACCGGGCCCGGCGGCGCGCAGCGGCTCGACTGGGAGCTGCTCTCGCAGCGCATCCATCCGGCGGCCAGCCGCGTCGCGATGCTCGCGGCCGAGACCCCGGCGATGCTCGTCGCCTTCGACCTGCTCGCCGTGGACGGCCGGAGCCTGCTCGACGAGCCGTACTCGGCGCGGCGCGAGGCGCTCGCCGCACTGCTGGACGGAGTGACTCCGCCGGTGCACCTGGGCCGGACCACCGACGACGAGGCGCTCGCCCGCGACTGGCTGGAGCGGTTCGAGGGCGCGGGGCTGGACGGCGTGATCGCCAAGCCGCTGGCCGCGCCCTACGCGCCGGGCAAGCGGACGATGCTCAAGATCAAGCACCACCGCACGGCCGACGTGATCGCGATCGGCTACCGCGAGCACACCTCGAAGCCCGGGCTCGGCTCGCTGCTGCTCGGCCTGTACGACACCGACGGGACGCTGCGGCAGGTGGGCGGCGCCTCCGCCTTCACCGACGCCCGGCGGGTCGAGCTGATCGACGAGCTCGCCGCCGTCGTGGAGCGGGACGCGGACGGCGAGACGGTGCGCGGCGACGGCGAGCGCAGTCGCTTCTCCGGGAGCCGCGACACCTCGTTCGTCCGGCTGCGGCCGGGGACGGTGCTCGAGGTGCGCTACGACCAGATGGAGGGATCGAGGTTCCGGCACACCGTGCAGTTCGAGCGCTGGCGGCCGGACCGCGACGCCGGCTCGTGCACCTTCGAGCAGCTGGAGCAGCCGACGGCGTACGACCTGGGCGACGTGCTGGGCTGA